A stretch of DNA from Verrucomicrobiales bacterium:
GGAACCGACACGTTCTCGATCACGAACGAGGTGATCTGGATCCCATACTTGGACTGGGTGATCGGGTTGATCGCCGGCAGCAAGGCATCACCCAACTCAGAGTAACGCGTCGCGACATCCAAAACCGGCACCCTGGCTTCGGCGAGTGCCTCGCTGAAAATGCTCACGATGCGAGACCGCATCACGTCGGCAAACTCGTCGAGCCGGAAATGATTGTCGGTCCCAGCCACCTCCTTCAAAAAGAGCTTCGGATCCACGATCTTGAAATCGTAAGTTCCGAAGGCGCGGGCCCGGACGATGCCCAGGTCATTGTCGCGCATCATCACCGGATTCGAAGTCCCCCACTTGTTGCCAGTGAAGGTGCGGGTGACGACATAATAGACGTCTGCCTTGAAGGGAGACTCAAACCCGTACTTCCATCCCTTGAGCTTGGTCAGAATCGGGATGTTGTCGGTATTGAGGGTGTGCTTGCCCGGGCCGAATGTATCGCCGAACTCACCTACGTAGACAAACTGCACCACCTGAGACTCCCGCACGATGAGCTGCGCGCCTCGCTTGATAGCTTTGTCATCGTCCGGAAAACGGTAGGAAAGCGTGTCCCGGGAATCGTCCGTCCACTCGATAATCTCGAGTAACTCCCCTTTGATAAAGTTAAGGATACCCATGGGCTGAACTATGCACCAACGTGCCGATTCGTCCATTCCAGAGTTGAGGGAAATGGGGGTCCTCGAGTTGCGGCCAATGTAAAGAGGCCCTACCGCTTTTTCGGACTGAAACCCGGCGGAAGCCCTCCGGTGGAGGGAGGCTCGGGAGGCGGCGACGGGGGAACATCTGCCTCAGGCGCCGATTGCCCCAAACGTTCCCGCGCCTTCTTGGCCGGGGCGCTTTCCGGATGTTGAGTGCTAATGCGTTTCAGCCACTCCACCGCCTTATCCGTCTGGTTCAGCTTTCCCGAGTAGAGATTGGCGAGGCGGATCGCGGTCCAGCCCCACCGGTCGGGGTTGAACTTGTGTTTGAGGACCTCCTCCAGCTCCAAGGCGGCGGCCAGGTGATTTTCGAGATCTTGCTCGTAAATCTCGGCAATACGGATCGCAGCATAGATCTCACCCGGATGCTTCTTGAGGAACTCGCGCATGAGACCGATCGCCTCCAGGTGCTTCCCATCCAGAGCCACCTGCTCGGCATGATCGTAGTCGGGATTGTGAACCCCCTCCAGGTTGTCATTGTAGAGAAAGTCGGTGGTGCGATTAGCGAACCACCGCGAAACCTCCATGGAGATCAGGAACGCCAAACCGATGGCGGCACCCATGAAGCCAAAGGCATAACCCATCATCCGCCCCTGCGCGCCACTGTTGAATCGCTGAGGCGAGGTGTCGCCGTCTCCCTCGACACGGGGAGTGGCAGCCGCCTCGTTGGATGCCTTATAGTTCTTATAAAACCCACCGGCCGTCCATAGCGTGCAGGCGGTGAGCACAAGATATAAGACTGCTTTCAACCATGGCTTCATAGCTTCGCGGGGAATAGTGCATTTGAAAGGGGTCCAGCGGGAAGCGATTTCTTCTATTTCCCTGCATTGCCTCCGCCTGAAGCACCCGCTAGAGTTGGCAGCTGATGCAACCAACCGGTTTTCATCGATGGCTATCCTCGGGCCGCCACTTGGCGTGTTGCCTGCTCCTGATCCTCGGGAGCGGGTGTTCCTCTTTCAATCGTCATTGGAAGGAGGCCGCCCAGAATCCCAGCTCCTCGCCTGGCTTGGTCGGAGCGTGGGACGGGACCTGGGTTAGCGAAGCCTCGGGGCATCAAGGGCGGCTACGCTGTCTGATTCAGCAGCAAAGCGCCACCCACTATCAGGCCTGGTTCCGGGCAAACTATGCACGGATCTTCAACGTCGGCTACAAGGTGTCGCTCCAGGTCCGCTCAACCGAGGATCGTCAGGTCTTTCAGGGCGAGGCCAACCTCGGGTCGTTAGTCGGGGGAGTCTACACTTATGAGGGTTACGCCACCGCAACAAACCTCTTCTCCACTTACCGCTGTCGCATCGATCATGGCCGGTTCGAGCTGAACCGCCCCCCTGCCGGCCCTGCAGCGGCGTCGGAGCCCAAAGGCCGCCCGTGAAACCTGCCCTCCTGATCTTGCTTTTCCCGTCCTAAACTT
This window harbors:
- a CDS encoding SPFH domain-containing protein, which gives rise to MGILNFIKGELLEIIEWTDDSRDTLSYRFPDDDKAIKRGAQLIVRESQVVQFVYVGEFGDTFGPGKHTLNTDNIPILTKLKGWKYGFESPFKADVYYVVTRTFTGNKWGTSNPVMMRDNDLGIVRARAFGTYDFKIVDPKLFLKEVAGTDNHFRLDEFADVMRSRIVSIFSEALAEARVPVLDVATRYSELGDALLPAINPITQSKYGIQITSFVIENVSVPPEVEQAMDKRSSMSAIGNLNDYVKFQMAESLGKGGGAASGPAEMAMGFAMANQLVQQGALSSAPQPPPLPTAAAASAPATGLSVDLLSPADAARLLGVTEADVLSSITAGDLKAKKIGSAYRITRAAIEEFLK